A portion of the Juglans microcarpa x Juglans regia isolate MS1-56 chromosome 1D, Jm3101_v1.0, whole genome shotgun sequence genome contains these proteins:
- the LOC121240689 gene encoding receptor-like protein 44, translating into MMGLLWTRLFLLLFLLPPSLSDPSDELCLTHLSQSLEDPNKSLQNWTKSTFANPCSGLSSYLQGATCNNGRIYKLSLTNLSLRGSLSPFLSNCTNLQTLDLSSNFLSGPIPSDLQYLVNLAVLNLSSNRLTGQIPPQLTLCAYLNVIDLHDNLLSGPIPQQLGLLVRLSTFDVSGNRLSGPIPTSLGNRSGNLPRFNASSFERNKDLYGYPLPAMKNKGLSVMAIVGIGLGSGLASLVLSFTGVCIWLKVTERKMALEEGKISQLMPDY; encoded by the coding sequence ATGATGGGTCTTCTATGGACTCGGTTGTTTCtgcttctttttctcctcccgCCTTCTTTGTCCGATCCGAGTGACGAGCTCTGCCTCACCCACCTTAGCCAGTCCTTGGAGGACCCCAACAAGTCGCTCCAGAACTGGACCAAGTCAACCTTCGCCAACCCTTGCTCTGGATTATCCTCATACCTCCAAGGCGCCACCTGCAACAATGGCCGCATCTACAAGCTCTCCCTTACCAACCTCTCTCTCCGTGGCTCCCTCTCCCCCTTCCTCTCCAACTGCACCAACCTCCAGACGCTCGACCTCTCCTCCAACTTCCTCTCCGGTCCCATCCCTTCCGACCTCCAGTACTTGGTCAATCTCGCTGTCCTCAACCTCTCCTCCAATCGCCTCACCGGCCAGATCCCCCCTCAGCTCACATTGTGCGCTTACCTCAACGTCATCGACCTCCACGACAACTTGCTCTCCGGCCCCATTCCCCAGCAGCTGGGCCTTCTCGTTCGCCTCTCCACCTTCGACGTTTCCGGAAACCGCCTCTCGGGTCCCATACCCACCTCGCTGGGCAATAGGAGCGGCAACTTGCCCAGATTCAATGCGAGCTCCTTCGAACGGAACAAGGATCTTTACGGGTACCCTTTGCCCGCTATGAAGAACAAGGGGTTGTCAGTCATGGCCATTGTTGGGATCGGACTGGGAAGTGGGTTAGCCAGCCTGGTGCTCAGTTTCACTGGGGTGTGTATATGGCTCAAAGTTACCGAGCGCAAGATGGCTCTGGAGGAAGGCAAAATTAGTCAACTTATGCCTGATTATTGA